A stretch of the Candidatus Hydrogenedentota bacterium genome encodes the following:
- a CDS encoding tetratricopeptide repeat protein, with protein sequence MVEGGTSQDPALERTRSRAWSRDWLWLAGILILGALLRGWYLMEIRDAPDFRALRQDLDVQDYHARAIISGDWDVRPDVIDPEIRTTPYYRPPGYAYFLTAVYFLTGGSYLAPRLIHMALGLASAVLMYLLGRHVFGRVSGLLTAFFVATYWGFIYYEGEVNDPALFVFLVACLLLALRRWAVSLAPSRAMLLGGMFGVYAIMRPNILLFGPVVAAWMLHVAWRRGQWRRMLLSWFWLALVCGLAIAPVTVRNYIVSGEFVPISTYFGENLLIGNAEDADGYTSWTPYLQHLEGTGNFSVWFYGNIVRGLGKEVGRPDLTHSEASEVFARKALDYIRTHKLRTAQLWLKKAILFWSPLEITENKVVQGEKDYYPPLKYLPGFPLVTALFLTGTILFLAEWRRNRAADAAPGAPVTPTQMAAIIFAFILTYFASFLPFFVNARARAPLYGVCLLIGAYGLQRIIEWLRGGAWGRAALGVALAAGLFVLASVQYVPYEPDMARWHYARADSYLRDGRVEQAAAESEAMLALPGDPMPYMPFRLGHAFARADRHLLAYRLLKTALDTDPGNQHPRYRQDLQYHVARQLYALDRNTEALAAYEEALRLNPDDPRAHNDIALILWKAGRVDEALTHFEAALRAHPGFALAHSNLADLLGSVGRLDEAIEHFRQAAAHAPKNGEYAFGLARVLAAAGRIEDAITQYQTAITLAPRDPRAYNNLGLLLEARGDPEGAVSRYREAIRVAPGFSLAYANLAALLARAGRVGEGVLLCRTGLEQTPDDPVLHNALGYLLALQGQSQEALEHYDAALRSDPDYAQARQNREKLLSTAGR encoded by the coding sequence GTGGTTGAAGGCGGAACTTCTCAAGACCCCGCACTGGAACGGACCAGGTCGCGTGCGTGGAGCCGCGACTGGCTCTGGCTTGCGGGTATTCTCATCCTGGGCGCGTTGCTGCGGGGATGGTATCTCATGGAGATCAGGGACGCGCCCGATTTCCGCGCACTGCGGCAGGACCTTGATGTCCAGGACTATCACGCGCGAGCGATAATCTCCGGGGACTGGGACGTTCGCCCCGACGTCATCGACCCCGAAATTCGCACGACGCCGTACTATCGCCCGCCCGGCTACGCGTATTTCTTGACGGCGGTCTACTTCTTGACCGGAGGCAGCTATCTGGCGCCGCGCCTGATTCACATGGCGCTTGGCCTGGCGAGCGCGGTGCTGATGTACCTCTTGGGCCGCCACGTGTTTGGGCGCGTGTCCGGGCTGTTGACGGCCTTCTTCGTGGCCACGTACTGGGGCTTTATCTACTACGAGGGAGAAGTCAACGACCCCGCCCTCTTCGTGTTTCTCGTGGCGTGTCTGCTGCTTGCCCTGCGCCGGTGGGCCGTGTCGCTTGCCCCGTCCCGGGCCATGCTCCTTGGCGGCATGTTCGGCGTGTACGCGATTATGCGCCCGAACATCCTGCTCTTCGGTCCAGTCGTTGCGGCCTGGATGCTCCACGTGGCTTGGCGGCGCGGCCAGTGGCGCCGCATGCTGCTGTCCTGGTTCTGGCTCGCGCTGGTGTGCGGCCTCGCCATTGCGCCGGTCACGGTGCGGAATTACATAGTCTCGGGCGAGTTCGTGCCCATCTCGACTTACTTCGGCGAAAACCTGCTCATCGGAAACGCGGAAGATGCGGACGGTTACACCTCATGGACGCCCTATCTGCAGCACCTCGAGGGAACCGGCAATTTCTCGGTCTGGTTTTACGGCAACATTGTGCGCGGCCTCGGCAAGGAAGTCGGCAGGCCGGACCTGACGCATTCCGAGGCATCCGAGGTCTTCGCGCGCAAAGCGCTCGATTACATCAGGACGCACAAGCTGCGCACGGCGCAACTCTGGCTCAAGAAAGCCATCCTGTTCTGGTCGCCTCTCGAGATCACGGAGAACAAGGTAGTCCAGGGCGAAAAAGACTATTATCCGCCGCTGAAATATCTGCCGGGTTTCCCGCTGGTGACGGCGTTGTTCCTGACGGGCACGATTCTCTTCCTGGCCGAATGGCGGCGAAACCGGGCCGCGGACGCTGCGCCGGGCGCGCCCGTCACCCCAACGCAGATGGCTGCGATCATATTCGCGTTCATACTAACCTACTTCGCCTCTTTTCTGCCTTTCTTTGTGAATGCGCGCGCGCGCGCGCCGCTGTACGGCGTGTGCCTGCTGATCGGCGCTTACGGCCTCCAGCGCATCATCGAATGGCTGCGCGGCGGTGCGTGGGGCCGCGCGGCGCTGGGCGTGGCGCTCGCGGCGGGGCTGTTCGTGCTTGCGTCCGTTCAATATGTGCCTTACGAGCCGGACATGGCCCGCTGGCACTATGCGCGGGCCGATTCCTATCTGCGCGACGGCAGGGTCGAGCAGGCGGCCGCCGAGTCGGAGGCCATGCTGGCGTTGCCGGGCGACCCCATGCCGTATATGCCGTTTCGACTGGGCCATGCATTTGCCCGCGCAGACCGCCACCTACTGGCCTATCGGCTCTTGAAAACGGCGCTGGACACCGACCCGGGGAATCAGCACCCGCGCTACCGGCAGGATCTTCAGTATCACGTAGCGCGCCAGTTATACGCGCTGGACCGAAACACCGAGGCCCTTGCCGCATATGAAGAGGCCTTGCGCCTCAACCCGGACGACCCGCGCGCGCACAACGATATTGCGCTTATTCTGTGGAAAGCGGGCCGTGTCGATGAAGCGCTGACGCATTTCGAAGCGGCGTTGCGCGCTCATCCCGGTTTTGCGCTGGCGCACAGCAATCTGGCGGACCTCTTGGGCTCAGTCGGACGCCTGGACGAAGCGATCGAGCATTTTCGGCAGGCCGCAGCGCATGCTCCCAAGAACGGTGAATACGCTTTTGGCCTGGCGCGGGTTCTGGCTGCGGCCGGCCGCATCGAGGACGCGATAACGCAGTATCAGACCGCCATCACGCTGGCTCCGCGCGACCCGCGCGCGTACAACAATCTCGGGCTGCTTCTGGAGGCGCGCGGCGACCCCGAAGGCGCGGTAAGCCGCTACCGGGAAGCTATCCGCGTTGCGCCGGGTTTCAGCCTGGCCTACGCCAATCTTGCGGCCTTGCTCGCGCGCGCGGGACGCGTCGGGGAAGGCGTCCTTTTGTGCCGCACGGGCTTGGAACAAACCCCGGACGATCCCGTGCTCCACAATGCGTTGGGGTATCTGCTGGCGTTGCAGGGGCAGTCCCAAGAGGCGCTCGAACACTACGACGCGGCGTTGCGGAGCGACCCGGACTATGCGCAGGCGCGGCAAAACCGGGAGAAATTGTTGTCGACTGCCGGGCGGTAA
- the amrA gene encoding AmmeMemoRadiSam system protein A — protein MNRTEGPFLSAEEEKLLLRIARDSLETYVRRGDCLDVDAYPLTPRLSERHGAFVTLRRGHELRGCIGYTQGIEPLATTVRDNTINAAARDPRFPPVAQNELPEITIEISALCPGDRPDSPFIEVGNVNEIVLGRDGLYLEHRGPRGGGLLLPQVPIEQDWTLEEYLEGICRKAGAPPRAWELPDVKLYRFSAHIFGEKR, from the coding sequence ATGAATAGGACAGAAGGGCCTTTTCTGTCGGCGGAAGAGGAAAAACTGTTGCTGCGCATCGCGCGGGACAGCCTCGAAACCTACGTCCGTCGCGGCGATTGTCTCGACGTTGACGCGTATCCGTTGACGCCCCGGCTGAGCGAACGGCACGGCGCCTTCGTCACGTTGCGGCGCGGTCATGAACTGCGGGGGTGCATCGGCTATACGCAGGGCATCGAGCCGCTCGCAACCACGGTGCGGGACAACACGATCAACGCCGCCGCGCGCGACCCGCGTTTCCCGCCCGTCGCTCAGAACGAACTCCCGGAAATCACCATCGAAATATCCGCATTGTGCCCCGGGGACAGGCCCGATTCGCCGTTCATCGAAGTCGGCAACGTAAACGAAATCGTCCTGGGCCGGGACGGGCTCTACCTTGAGCACAGGGGGCCTCGGGGCGGCGGACTGCTCCTGCCGCAAGTACCCATCGAACAGGACTGGACCCTGGAAGAATACCTGGAGGGCATTTGCCGCAAGGCGGGCGCACCGCCGCGGGCCTGGGAATTACCGGACGTCAAGCTGTACCGCTTTTCCGCGCATATCTTCGGCGAGAAACGCTGA